A segment of the Deltaproteobacteria bacterium genome:
TCGTCCTGGACCTGGAAATCCAGGGCCTGCGCGGCCACATCCTGAAACCCCAGAAAACCGGCTGTGGTGTTTACCACGGTTCGTACCAGTTCAATGGCAAACCCGTCGAATTTTCCCTGCAGCAGGCAACTAACGGCACGGATGGGCATGACCAGGTTGGTGAAAAAATTTCGGATACAGATCCTCCCCACCTCCGGAACCACCATCTTGTATCCGGTTCCTACCGGCTTGAGGACCCAGAAGTACATCTTGTCGTTAAATACGAAGAAGGCGCGGTTCATCGGTTCAAGGGGATCCGGAATAGCATCCATGGATCCCGAATCATCCTCCCAGGGGTCGACTTCATCCAGGACCGTCTCAGCATCACCTCTCTGATCGGCCTTCTCATTATTCATCGGGCCTTCCCGGGTTGCACGGCCTTCTGAAAATGCCAGACGAATCAACTCATGCCCTTGTGTCTCTCTCACGAGAAAGGC
Coding sequences within it:
- a CDS encoding VacJ family lipoprotein, whose product is MGASMKLFVFLIILLNPLVVFPLICEAIADSGPTPVEAAFLVRETQGHELIRLAFSEGRATREGPMNNEKADQRGDAETVLDEVDPWEDDSGSMDAIPDPLEPMNRAFFVFNDKMYFWVLKPVGTGYKMVVPEVGRICIRNFFTNLVMPIRAVSCLLQGKFDGFAIELVRTVVNTTAGFLGFQDVAAQALDFQVQDEDLGQAFAFYGIGPGFYLNLPFLGPSTLRDTAGWVGGLYLNPLDYMVEDFWTNVGFRTFDMVNRTSMRIGEYEAFKKAALDPYVAMRDAYHQYRLNQIEE